Part of the Thermococcus barossii genome is shown below.
ACTATCTTGTCGAGAACAGCGGTGTCGTGCCGGCGGAAAGGAGATTCAGATTCAAAGACCTCAGGGCCTGGGGATATGACCTTCACGCAGGGACAATAGATGGGGAGGAAGCTTACTTCGTCTCGCGGTTGGGTACAAGGGAGGAAGGAGAAACGTACACTGAGGGAGGCAGGGAATATCATGTCAGTGAAACCCAGAAGAATCTCCCGAGAAACACGAGGCTTTTAGCGAGGATAGTCATTGAAAGAGGAAAGCCCTACCTTGAGTTCTGGCTTGACACGGAGGAGGAGACTTACCCATTGGCAAGGGAAGACCCAAGACTGGTCCTTCACAGGTTCTGGGCGGAGAAAAAG
Proteins encoded:
- a CDS encoding TIGR00703 family protein; the protein is MLEGYYLVENSGVVPAERRFRFKDLRAWGYDLHAGTIDGEEAYFVSRLGTREEGETYTEGGREYHVSETQKNLPRNTRLLARIVIERGKPYLEFWLDTEEETYPLAREDPRLVLHRFWAEKKFNQLEKYVNSVGMTTDFFKDRVFIKSLPLPYEEYPPKIRRVLREVRDVHRDLTGFGRFVFQYFGAEEKTHNYRLWWLLPTIHLFDIDVANEIDKVMGMLD